The proteins below come from a single Aegilops tauschii subsp. strangulata cultivar AL8/78 chromosome 6, Aet v6.0, whole genome shotgun sequence genomic window:
- the LOC109764790 gene encoding uncharacterized protein, translating into MDQPVQPWEYSLRKYLLLLATLVVTVTYAAGFNPPGGVWQNALGGRLAGDPIIRDTNYHRYLAFFYCNATAFAASLVVIVLILVLAIRHDKKGKDSRWVVVPLRLVMVLDLLSLMGAYGAGTCRDKISTVYSAVLVAIVFLYILVLKSMDCWDKNSDPGAGSGRGMPVANGNTGSGSGSARPNPDSGTGTISTSIAGSDGGMPISNGNTSSGGVMCTPDPDSDAGTIPPPILGSDPTVGEDKERLRHHKAHKKLKAEERLRKVLMLLATFAVSITYVAGLSTPGGFWDSTQGSHHPGDAVLKDNHGPRLTVFLLCNTTAFVASLLITMLLIIDGKKLRKKKTARSRMLYGCIVVALVGLVAAYIAGSCREIDTTAYVFSLVGAVLAMAHIILLYGIYASSRSSPVQQTGEVQQTVDNVSGRKALDKARSLVLLLATLAAAITYTAGLDPPGGLWQDNSNGHMAGDPILLTTNARRYKAFFYCNSVAFVASLVAIVLVQTDILVRHHVLEAAMILDLFGLIGAYAAGSCRDVKTSIYAIALAGAVLVYVVIHIVFFTLDHEDKKDDDKANQLLEKRRKRLLLFAILAATITYQAGLTPPGGFLLQDDKLGHHAGDPVLLFNYPLRYKVFFYCNSVSFMLSISLTILLVNHNLYRPAIRSNALFVCMVVGLLCLMVAYAAGSTQHLKTSIYIFLLVGAALLVAAGLLLVFLLKKNDSDSAAQHTEQNQEMKELEVRNGDKEEREEAEEKNGDKELRKKEVEENKEERKKHERRKYLMLLGILVASVAYQAGLKPPGGAWQSSENGYEAGDPVMHDNRRPRYLIFFYSNSFSFMASIVVIMMLLPHWLPNKNKEEWEKWSLRVMNWTILLDLFTLLVSYAAGSNRQWKTSVYVVALIFAVLVYFAIHMTLSCTVCRPKSPQSSSEV; encoded by the exons ATGGATCAGCCCGTGCAGCCATGGGAGTACAGCCTGCGGAAGTACCTGCTGCTGCTGGCCACCCTGGTGGTCACCGTCACGTACGCCGCCGGCTTCAACCCGCCGGGGGGAGTCTGGCAGAACGCCCTCGGCGGCCGACTCGCCGGCGACCCCATCATCCGCGACACCAACTACCACCGCTACCTCGCCTTTTTCTACTGCAACGCCACAGCCTTCGCCGCgtcgctcgtggtcatcgtcctcaTCCTCGTCCTCGCCATCCGCCACGACAAGAAGGGGAAGGACAGCCGCTGGGTCGTCGTGCCCCTGCGGCTCGTCATGGTGCTGGACCTGCTCAGCCTCATGGGCGCGTACGGCGCCGGCACCTGCCGGGACAAGATTTCAACCGTCTATTCCGCGGTGCTGGTGGCCATCGTCTTCCTCTACATCCTCGTTCTCAAGTCGATGGACTGCTGGGACAAGAACTCCGACCCCGGCGCCGGCTCCGGCCGCGGGATGCCTGTCGCCAATGGCAACACCGGCTCCGGCTCTGGCAGCGCGAGGCCCAATCCTGACTCTGGCACCGGCACGATTTCCACCTCCATCGCCGGCTCCGACGGCGGGATGCCCATCTCCAACGGCAACACCAGCTCTGGCGGCGTCATGTGCACTCCTGATCCCGACTCCGACGCCGGCACGATTCCACCCCCCATCCTCGGCTCTGACCCCACGGTCGGAGAAGACAAGGAGCGGCTCCGCCACCACAAGGCCCACAAAAAGCTGAAAGCCGAAGAACGGCTCCGCAAGGTCCTGATGCTCCTGGCTACGTTTGCGGTGAGCATCACGTACGTCGCCGGGCTGAGCACGCCGGGCGGCTTCTGGGACAGCACCCAGGGCAGCCACCACCCGGGTGACGCGGTTCTCAAGGACAACCATGGCCCGCGCCTGACGGTGTTCCTGCTCTGCAACACCACGGCATTCGTGGCGTCCCTGCTCATTACCATGCTGCTCATCATCGACGGCAAGAAGCTCCGCAAGAAGAAGACGGCTCGGTCTCGCATGCTCTACGGGTGCATCGTCGTTGCCCTGGTCGGTCTCGTTGCGGCGTACATCGCCGGCAGCTGCAGGGAGATCGATACCACCGCCTACGTGTTCAGCCTAGTTGGCGCCGTTCTGGCAATGGCACACATCATCCTACTCTATGGTATCTACGCTTCTTCTCGTTCCAGTCCAGTGCAACAAACTGGAGAAGTTCAGCAGACTGTTGATAATGTCAG TGGTAGGAAGGCTCTGGACAAGGCTCGCTCTCTTGTTCTACTGCTCGCTACTCTTGCCGCCGCCATCACCTACACAGCGGGGTTGGACCCGCCGGGTGGCCTTTGGCAGGACAATAGCAACGGGCACATGGCCGGTGACCCAATCCTTCTCACGACCAATGCTAGGCGATACAAGGCCTTCTTCTACTGCAACTCGGTTGCCTTTGTGGCCTCCTTGGTAGCCATCGTCCTAGTCCAGACAGATATTCTGGTCAGGCACCACGTGCTGGAGGCAGCCATGATACTCGATCTGTTTGGCCTCATCGGCGCCTATGCCGCCGGGAGCTGCCGGGATGTGAAAACCTCCATTTATGCCATAGCTTTGGCAGGCGCCGTCCTGGTCTATGTGGTGATCCATATTGTCTTCTTCACGCTGGACCACGAGGacaaaaaggacgacgacaaggCAAATCAGTTGTTGGAGAAGAGGCGCAAACGGTTGCTCCTCTTTGCGATCTTGGCCGCGACCATTACCTACCAAGCCGGCCTCACCCCTCCTGGCGGCTTCCTGCTCCAGGATGACAAGCTCGGACACCACGCTGGCGACCCGGTCCTCTTGTTCAACTACCCACTCCGTTACAAGGTCTTCTTCTACTGCAACTCGGTGAGCTTCATGCTGTCCATCTCCCTCACCATCCTCCTTGTGAACCACAATCTGTACAGGCCAGCCATACGAAGCAATGCGCTATTTGTTTGTATGGTCGTGGGCTTGTTGTGTTTGATGGTGGCCTACGCCGCCGGAAGCACCCAACACCTCAAGACATCCATCTACATCTTTCTGTTGGTCGGTGCGGCCCTTCTCGTTGCAGCCGGACTCCTGCTAGTATTTTTGCTGAAGAAAAATGACAGCGATTCAGCAGCGCAACACACTGAACAGAACCAAGAAATGAAGGAGTTAGAAGTGAGGAATGGGGATAAAGAGGAAAGAGAGGAGGCAGAAGAAAAGAATGGGGATAAAGAACTAAGGAAGAAGGAGGTAGAAGAAAataaagaagaaaggaagaagcaCGAGAGGCGGAAGTACCTGATGCTGCTAGGCATCTTGGTGGCAAGCGTAGCCTACCAGGCCGGCCTGAAACCGCCCGGCGGAGCGTGGCAGAGCAGTGAGAATGGGTATGAGGCGGGCGACCCGGTGATGCATGATAACAGGAGACCCCGGTACCTCATCTTCTTCTACAGCAACTCCTTTTCCTTCATGGCTTCCATTGTTGTCATCATGATGTTGCTGCCGCACTGGCTGCCAAACAAGAATAAAGAAGAATGGGAAAAATGGTCGCTGAGGGTGATGAACTGGACGATCCTACTGGATTTGTTCACTCTCCTGGTGTCCTATGCAGCCGGCTCCAACAGGCAGTGGAAGACGTCGGTTTATGTCGTCGCACTCATCTTTGCTGTGCTGGTCTACTTTGCAATCCATATGACGCTGTCATGTACTGTGTGTCGCCCCAAGAGCCCCCAAAGCAGCTCTGAAGTGTAG
- the LOC109764776 gene encoding uncharacterized protein gives MADVPPVQTAMPTDTEANAPLVQPWEYSLRKYLLLLATLVITVTYAAGFNPPGGVWQVIHEGKLAGDPIIRQIHYRRYLAFFYCNAAAFAASLVVIVLILILAVQHDKEKEKKKKDAVQVVLPQRGFMILDVLSLMGAYGAGTCRDKSSTVYFAVLVAAVFLYIVVVKLLDSWLTGKHSDSSGSSVESQNEMALKELKEKDQERLRKILMLLATFAASITYVAGLNAPGGFWDSTGGNHRPGDAILNDHHNLRMRVFLHCNTTAFVASLLITMLLIVDSKKLPARSFVLYVCIVVALVGLVGAYAAGSCRDTGTTAIVVSLAGAVLALACILLRTLPSESLSCCSCRTRKTDATQHSSKELLDKARSLVLLLATLAATITYTAGLDPPGGLWQENGDGHMAGDPILLTTNARRYKAFFYCNSVAFVTSLVAIILVQEENLVKHHVLEAAMILDLFGLIGAYAAGSCRDVSTSIYAMALAGAVLVYVVIHVVFFTLDYKVTENNDQKDRLLEKRRKRLLLFAILTATITYQAGLTPPGGFLLQDDELGHRAGDPVLLYNYPGRYNAFFYSNSVSFMLSIALIILLVNPNLYRPAIRSNALSVCTAVGLFCLMGAYAAGSTQHLKTSIYIFALVVVVLFVAVVVLLVFLLKGPNINSNNSAPKTKDEEGKEDGNNSAPKEQDEEEGKKEEKGKKVEERKGGEERKKHEMRKYLMLLGILVASVAYQAGLKPPGGAWQSSGNGYEAGDPVMRNNRRPRYLAFFYSNSISFMSSIVVIIILLWQWLQKKAKGEWEEQSLRVMNWTIRLDLIALLVAYAAGSNRGWKTSVYVAMLIIAVLGYFAIHMTLARIVCQLKKSKERPAV, from the exons ATGGCCGACGTCCCTCCAGTGCAGACGGCGATGCCAACGGATACAGAGGCAAACGCGCCGCTCGTGCAGCCATGGGAGTACAGCCTGCGGAAGTACCTCCTGCTGCTGGCCACCCTGGTGATCACCGTCACGTACGCCGCCGGCTTCAACCCGCCCGGAGGCGTCTGGCAGGTCATCCACGAGGGCAAACTCGCCGGCGATCCTATCATCCGCCAAATCCACTACCGCCGCTACCTCGCCTTCTTCTACTGCAACGCCGCGGCATTTGCCGCGTCcctcgtggtcatcgtcctcaTCCTCATCCTCGCCGTCCAGCACgacaaggagaaggagaagaagaagaaggacgcCGTCCAGGTCGTCCTGCCGCAGCGGGGCTTCATGATTCTGGACGTGCTCAGCCTCATGGGCGCCTACGGCGCCGGCACCTGCCGGGACAAGAGCTCCACTGTCTACTTCGCGGTGCTGGTGGCCGCCGTCTTCCTCTACATCGTCGTCGTCAAGTTGCTGGACTCGTGGCTTACCGGCAAGCACTCCGACTCGTCCGGCTCCAGCGTGGAGTCCCAGAACGAGATGGCCCTCAAGGAACTGAAAGAGAAAGATCAAGAACGGCTCCGCAAGATCCTGATGCTCCTGGCGACTTTCGCTGCGAGCATCACCTACGTCGCTGGGCTGAACGCTCCGGGTGGCTTCTGGGACAGCACCGGCGGCAACCACCGCCCGGGCGATGCAATTCTCAACGACCACCACAACCTGCGCATGAGGGTGTTTTTACACTGCAATACCACGGCGTTCGTGGCGTCCCTGCTCATCACCATGCTGCTCATTGTCGACAGCAAGAAGCTCCCTGCTCGATCTTTCGTGCTCTACGTGTGCATCGTCGTCGCGCTTGTCGGCCTCGTCGGCGCATATGCGGCTGGCAGCTGCAGGGACACTGGTACCACCGCCATAGTGGTCAGCCTGGCCGGCGCCGTGCTGGCATTGGCATGCATCCTACTCCGCACTTTACCGTCAGAATCCTTGTCTTGTTGTTCCTGTAGAACAAGAAAAACTGATGCAACTCAGCACAG TTCTAAGGAGCTTCTGGACAAAGCTCGCTCTCTTGTTCTACTCCTCGCGACTCTTGCCGCCACCATCACCTACACGGCAGGGTTGGACCCGCCAGGTGGCCTTTGGCAGGAAAACGGCGATGGGCACATGGCCGGCGACCCCATCCTCCTCACGACCAACGCTAGGAGGTACAAGGCCTTCTTCTACTGCAACTCGGTTGCGTTCGTGACCTCCTTGGTGGCCATCATCCTGGTCCAGGAGGAGAATCTGGTCAAGCACCACGTGCTAGAGGCAGCCATGATACTCGACCTATTTGGCCTCATTGGCGCGTATGCTGCCGGGAGCTGCCGGGACGTGAGCACCTCCATCTATGCCATGGCCTTGGCAGGTGCTGTCCTGGTCTATGTGGTGATCCATGTCGTCTTCTTCACGCTAGACTACAAGGTTACGGAAAACAACGACCAAAAAGATCGTTTGCTAGAGAAGAGGCGCAAACGGTTGCTCCTCTTCGCGATTTTGACCGCAACCATCACCTACCAAGCCGGCCTCACCCCTCCTGGCGGCTTCTTGCTCCAGGACGACGAGCTCGGGCACCGCGCTGGTGACCCGGTCCTCTTGTACAACTACCCAGGCCGCTACAACGCCTTTTTCTACTCCAACTCGGTGAGCTTTATGCTGTCCATCGCCCTCATCATCCTCCTGGTGAACCCTAATCTGTACAGGCCAGCCATACGGAGCAATGCGCTATCTGTTTGTACGGCTGTGGGGTTGTTTTGTTTGATGGGAGCCTACGCCGCGGGAAGCACGCAACACCTCAAGACATCCATCTACATCTTCGCGTTGGTGGTCGTGGTCCTCTTCGTTGCAGTCGTAGTGCTGCTAGTATTTTTACTGAAGGGGCCGAACATAAATAGCAACAATTCGGCGCCCAAAACAAAGGACGAAGAAGGGAAGGAAGATGGCAACAATTCGGCACCCAAAGAACAGGACGAGGAAGAAGGGAAGAaggaagaaaaagggaagaaggTAGAAGAAAGGAAGGGGGGTGAAGAAAGGAAGAAGCACGAGATGCGCAAGTACCTGATGCTGCTAGGCATTCTGGTGGCGAGCGTAGCATACCAGGCCGGCCTGAAACCGCCAGGTGGAGCATGGCAGAGCAGTGGCAACGGGTACGAAGCAGGCGACCCAGTGATGCGCAACAACAGGAGGCCCCGGTACCTCGCATTCTTCTACAGCAACTCCATTTCCTTCATGTCTTCCATAGTTGTCATCATCATTTTGCTATGGCAATGGCTGCAAAAGAAGGCGAAAGGAGAATGGGAGGAACAGTCGCTCAGGGTGATGAACTGGACGATCCGACTGGATTTGATTGCTCTCCTAGTAGCCTATGCAGCCGGCTCCAACAGGGGGTGGAAGACGTCTGTTTATGTCGCCATGCTCATCATTGCTGTGCTGGGCTACTTTGCAATCCATATGACGCTGGCACGTATTGTTTGTCAGCTTAAGAAATCCAAAGAGAGACCTGCAGTGTGA